The Saccharopolyspora gloriosae genome has a segment encoding these proteins:
- a CDS encoding MCE family protein, which translates to MKIAGVTIGGIDSVEHNGSGKALVVVHVDEDAAPLHEGAQVNMRIGAKSIAGESYIDIVDGRGKAMPNGSRIVPEAVERGVQLRDVVDSLDPKTREALSGVIRTAGEGTTGTKEDVDGAMTGLGQVGREGYTAVDAISAQSEDLKVLAQQTTTVLDALDTGQGQIASLVHNAQQLTSATSGQQENLAATVRKLPGVLSSTQQATGKLKELSTSVGPVAADLKEAAPHLNASLEQLPQTTEDLRGLLPDLTSTLDRAPATLDRVPATAQDVSTLVPQARTAMTNLNPMLSYLKPYGPELGAFFANFGSIFQYTDEAGIHFFRLLPDEGNEAIVKGVPVPLPKVLTNSNPYPAPGQSVSPEGRDFTKLHQWPN; encoded by the coding sequence GTGAAGATCGCCGGCGTCACCATTGGCGGTATCGACAGCGTCGAGCACAACGGCAGCGGCAAGGCGCTGGTCGTGGTGCACGTGGACGAGGACGCCGCGCCGTTGCACGAAGGCGCCCAGGTCAATATGCGGATCGGGGCGAAGTCCATCGCCGGTGAGTCCTACATCGATATCGTTGATGGCCGCGGAAAGGCGATGCCGAACGGCAGCAGGATCGTTCCCGAGGCAGTCGAACGGGGCGTGCAACTGCGCGATGTCGTCGACAGCCTCGACCCGAAGACCCGGGAGGCGCTCAGCGGTGTGATCCGAACCGCGGGCGAGGGAACCACCGGTACGAAGGAGGACGTGGACGGGGCCATGACCGGTCTCGGCCAGGTGGGGCGCGAGGGCTACACCGCGGTGGATGCCATCTCGGCGCAGTCGGAGGATCTGAAGGTGCTGGCGCAGCAGACCACGACCGTGCTGGACGCGCTCGACACCGGGCAGGGGCAGATCGCCTCGCTGGTGCACAACGCCCAGCAGCTGACCTCGGCCACCAGCGGGCAACAGGAGAACTTGGCCGCGACGGTGCGCAAGCTGCCCGGGGTGCTGTCGAGTACGCAGCAGGCAACGGGCAAGCTCAAGGAGCTGTCCACCTCGGTCGGGCCGGTTGCCGCGGATCTCAAGGAGGCCGCACCGCACCTCAACGCCTCCCTGGAGCAACTCCCGCAGACCACCGAGGATCTGCGCGGGTTGCTGCCCGATCTGACCAGCACGCTGGACCGGGCACCGGCCACGTTGGACCGCGTTCCGGCGACGGCACAGGACGTGAGCACGCTCGTGCCCCAGGCACGTACCGCCATGACCAACCTCAACCCGATGCTGTCGTACCTGAAGCCATACGGCCCGGAGCTGGGCGCGTTCTTCGCCAACTTCGGATCGATCTTCCAGTACACGGACGAGGCCGGGATTCACTTCTTCCGGCTGCTGCCCGATGAGGGCAATGAGGCCATCGTCAAGGGTGTGCCGGTACCGCTGCCCAAGGTGCTGACGAACAGCAACCCGTATCCCGCTCCTGGACAGAGCGTCTCGCCCGAAGGACGCGACTTCACCAAGCTGCACCAGTGGCCGAACTGA
- a CDS encoding RND transporter produces MAGLLKLRVETTVESFLPSGDPSVQRLEEHARSFGGNPVAVVLESEEPGHLLTGDKQLEKLMKLEGNLSRMPDVATVYGPGTVMNQLAISSQNLLATLSGTRDGLRARAEAAARARGESESSVSGAGDAATAEFDRRYGTLLVKGLPGGLPTTKNPNFVKNVIFDEEGRPRARWHFVVPKENSVAVLVRPRQDLDEAGTKRLVEGVRDAVGGSGLDTTKTTVTGVPAITSSLTSAVTAEIPLLAGLAALVILLRFLLASPGSSLFRKLWSLLAAVIGSALTLAVFGLSGVPISFGAAALLPLLMGIGSSFSLYLAASGNRRRVLVVSAASAVAFASLAASPLPFVRQLGLALALGVVFTVGVTLLVGGKAQPGPDVEPDPKPEAPQRSSAVGSRRPGLRWTALGSLVAVAAVGWASLATLDVQANPEDAARGLPELENARYAEQVLGSSGEVSIVLRGMDVRSPEALDWMYRAQDVAVSRYGDQVRPILTAPDLLSFLGDHPTPEQISAGLQLLPPYLTSAVFSSEGDQAVLTFGLKFQDLGNQTRLLDEMRAALPPSPGATQVDVVGLPVSAARAYEQISQHRYLDNLVGIAAAGAVLLVGLRGHRRDALRAMVAAAMATGWTVAGMWLVGEPLSPLTIALGSLATVTACEFTVLLADDQRERSAVLRRVVAWACVTSVVGYLALVPSTIALLRDFGITLAVTVLLSYLAALAVVRLTPSGAGKQEPAPEVRVADTELSEVRS; encoded by the coding sequence GTGGCCGGATTGCTGAAGCTGCGCGTCGAGACCACTGTGGAGTCGTTCCTGCCCAGTGGAGATCCCAGCGTGCAACGCCTCGAGGAACACGCCCGGTCGTTCGGCGGGAATCCCGTGGCCGTCGTCCTGGAGTCAGAAGAACCAGGGCACCTGCTCACCGGCGACAAGCAACTAGAGAAGCTCATGAAGCTCGAGGGGAATCTGTCGCGGATGCCGGATGTGGCAACCGTTTATGGCCCTGGCACGGTGATGAACCAGCTCGCGATCTCCTCGCAGAACCTGCTCGCGACCCTCAGCGGCACCCGGGACGGTTTGCGCGCCCGCGCCGAGGCCGCGGCCCGTGCGCGCGGGGAATCCGAGTCGTCGGTCAGCGGGGCCGGTGATGCGGCCACGGCCGAGTTCGACCGGCGATACGGAACGCTGTTGGTCAAGGGGCTGCCCGGTGGCCTGCCGACCACCAAGAACCCGAACTTCGTCAAGAACGTCATCTTCGATGAGGAGGGAAGGCCGCGGGCGCGCTGGCACTTCGTGGTGCCGAAGGAGAACAGCGTCGCCGTGCTGGTCCGGCCGCGCCAGGACCTGGACGAGGCCGGTACGAAGCGCCTTGTCGAGGGAGTGCGGGACGCGGTCGGAGGCTCTGGGCTCGACACGACAAAGACGACCGTGACCGGAGTGCCGGCCATCACCTCCTCACTGACCAGTGCGGTCACGGCCGAGATTCCGCTGTTGGCGGGCTTGGCCGCACTGGTGATCCTGCTGCGCTTCCTGCTGGCCTCGCCCGGTTCCAGTCTGTTCCGCAAGCTGTGGTCGCTGCTGGCGGCGGTCATCGGCAGCGCGCTGACCTTGGCGGTGTTCGGCCTGTCCGGTGTGCCCATCTCCTTCGGCGCTGCCGCGTTGCTGCCGCTGCTGATGGGCATCGGCAGCTCGTTCTCGCTGTACCTCGCCGCGTCCGGGAACCGGCGGCGGGTGCTGGTCGTCTCGGCCGCGAGCGCGGTCGCATTCGCCTCGTTGGCCGCGTCGCCGTTGCCGTTCGTCCGGCAACTCGGTTTGGCCTTGGCGCTCGGCGTGGTGTTCACGGTCGGAGTCACCCTGCTGGTCGGCGGCAAGGCCCAGCCGGGTCCGGACGTTGAGCCCGACCCGAAACCCGAGGCGCCGCAGCGTTCGTCGGCGGTCGGTTCGCGACGCCCCGGCTTGCGCTGGACCGCGCTCGGCAGCCTGGTGGCGGTCGCGGCGGTGGGCTGGGCGTCACTGGCGACGCTCGACGTCCAGGCCAATCCAGAGGATGCGGCCCGCGGGCTGCCCGAACTGGAGAACGCTCGGTACGCCGAGCAGGTCCTGGGTTCTTCCGGTGAGGTCAGCATCGTGCTGCGGGGCATGGACGTGCGGAGCCCGGAAGCTCTGGACTGGATGTACCGGGCGCAGGACGTGGCCGTGTCCCGTTACGGCGACCAGGTCCGGCCGATCCTCACCGCACCCGACCTGCTGAGCTTCCTCGGTGACCATCCGACCCCGGAGCAGATCTCGGCCGGGTTGCAGTTGTTGCCGCCATACCTGACCAGCGCGGTGTTCAGCTCCGAGGGGGATCAGGCAGTGCTGACCTTCGGGCTGAAGTTCCAGGACCTGGGCAACCAGACGAGGTTGCTCGACGAGATGCGCGCGGCGCTACCGCCGTCGCCGGGCGCAACGCAGGTCGACGTCGTCGGGCTGCCGGTGTCCGCGGCCCGCGCCTACGAGCAGATCTCGCAGCACCGCTACCTGGACAACCTGGTGGGGATCGCGGCTGCCGGTGCGGTGCTGCTCGTGGGACTGCGAGGTCACCGGCGGGATGCGCTGCGCGCGATGGTGGCCGCCGCGATGGCGACCGGGTGGACCGTGGCCGGCATGTGGCTGGTCGGTGAACCGCTGAGCCCGCTGACGATCGCACTGGGCTCGCTGGCCACGGTGACCGCGTGCGAGTTCACCGTGCTGCTCGCCGATGACCAGCGGGAACGATCGGCTGTGTTGCGGCGGGTGGTCGCGTGGGCGTGCGTCACCTCGGTGGTCGGCTACCTGGCCCTCGTCCCCTCAACGATCGCCCTGCTCCGTGACTTCGGGATCACGCTGGCAGTCACGGTGCTGCTGTCGTACCTGGCGGCGCTCGCCGTCGTGCGGCTGACGCCGTCGGGCGCTGGGAAGCAGGAGCCCGCTCCCGAAGTCCGCGTTGCCGATACGGAACTCTCGGAGGTTCGTTCATGA
- a CDS encoding peptidyl-prolyl cis-trans isomerase translates to MKTRMPTWLNRGAIGRFAEHLGRRSAFRLTGYRAGVVVAMLLVVVGGSGAKTVMHAAEALPADAAFRSSGAVVTKQQLQQRVGLMEFLYGLQRPPDPAGVDKFNRSVAKALVVSGVVDRAAVEHGIVIADKAASDQLDKMIKENGGGDRRAFIQELGARGISEQNVLDEIKRQQASARLFGKVTESVEPVTDADAQRYYDKNRAQMVTPEQRGVANIVVPDQAQAQQIAEQANAGGDFGGLAAQFSIDGSTKDKGGSLGDVQPDQLEPGYAKAAFSAPAGAVFGPVQTEQGWNVGKVGEVRLSKPVAFEQVRDAIKGKLDNDAKLGVWDGFLTQRIKDADVTYAPEYLPANPDASPARAAQGE, encoded by the coding sequence ATGAAGACCCGCATGCCCACCTGGCTGAACAGGGGCGCCATCGGCCGCTTCGCCGAGCACCTGGGCAGGCGTTCGGCGTTTCGCCTCACCGGATATCGAGCGGGTGTCGTCGTCGCGATGCTTCTTGTGGTCGTCGGCGGATCCGGCGCGAAGACCGTCATGCACGCGGCGGAGGCGCTGCCAGCGGACGCGGCCTTCCGCTCGTCCGGTGCCGTGGTCACCAAGCAGCAGCTCCAGCAACGGGTCGGTTTGATGGAGTTCCTCTACGGGTTGCAGCGGCCGCCGGACCCGGCGGGAGTTGACAAGTTCAACCGTTCGGTGGCGAAAGCACTGGTGGTCAGCGGCGTGGTGGACCGAGCCGCCGTCGAACACGGCATCGTCATCGCGGACAAGGCCGCGAGCGACCAACTCGACAAGATGATCAAGGAGAACGGTGGTGGTGACCGCCGTGCCTTCATCCAGGAGCTCGGGGCGCGAGGGATCTCCGAGCAGAACGTCCTCGACGAGATCAAGCGTCAGCAGGCCAGCGCCCGGCTGTTCGGCAAGGTGACCGAGTCGGTCGAACCGGTCACCGACGCGGACGCGCAGCGCTACTACGACAAGAACCGCGCGCAGATGGTCACTCCCGAGCAGCGCGGCGTCGCCAACATCGTCGTGCCGGATCAGGCTCAGGCCCAGCAGATCGCTGAGCAGGCGAACGCGGGCGGCGACTTCGGCGGCCTGGCCGCGCAGTTCTCCATCGACGGCAGCACCAAGGACAAAGGCGGCTCGCTCGGTGACGTGCAGCCCGACCAGCTCGAACCCGGATACGCGAAAGCCGCCTTCTCGGCACCGGCCGGCGCGGTGTTCGGTCCGGTGCAGACCGAGCAGGGCTGGAACGTCGGCAAGGTCGGCGAAGTGCGTCTCTCGAAGCCCGTCGCCTTCGAGCAGGTCCGGGACGCCATCAAGGGCAAGCTGGACAACGACGCGAAACTCGGGGTGTGGGACGGATTCCTGACCCAGCGGATCAAGGACGCCGATGTCACGTACGCGCCCGAATACCTGCCCGCGAACCCGGACGCGTCACCGGCCAGAGCGGCGCAAGGCGAGTAA
- a CDS encoding NAD(P)-dependent alcohol dehydrogenase: protein MRVTAAVARDEGQPFMLEELELDSPRPDEVLVEVHAVGLCRTDISLRDQWMRIPLPAVLGHEGAGVVARVGADVTKVRPGDKVVMTFGSCGRCRYCESGHPAYCVELLERNVSGSRPDGTNALHCDVEHGEMHGFFISQSSFATHAIASERSIVRVADDTDLEMAGPIGCGIQTGAGAVINRLRPEAGSAIAVFGVGAVGMAAVMAARLVGCATIIAVDVQPDRLDLARELGATHLIDAGRVNPVSAIQTITDGGVAYTVETTAVPEVARQAVYSLAPLGTCAILGLGPAGAELSIDMTNLLLPGRTVTGVTWGDSRPDELIPQLLELHGQGRFPVDRLIDTYSLMDINKAVEDLEVGKCLKAVLKPCSLPARGMSAAGQEKHNRQVRRADAITAEWPKIA, encoded by the coding sequence ATGCGCGTTACAGCTGCTGTCGCCAGGGACGAGGGTCAGCCGTTCATGCTCGAAGAACTTGAGCTGGATTCACCGCGGCCGGACGAGGTTCTCGTCGAGGTGCACGCCGTAGGGCTGTGCCGGACCGACATTTCGCTCCGCGACCAGTGGATGCGGATTCCGCTGCCTGCGGTGCTCGGACACGAAGGGGCCGGCGTGGTAGCGCGGGTCGGGGCCGACGTCACCAAGGTGCGGCCCGGCGACAAGGTGGTCATGACCTTCGGGTCCTGCGGCCGCTGTCGCTACTGCGAGAGCGGCCACCCCGCCTATTGCGTCGAGCTGCTGGAGCGAAACGTCAGCGGAAGCAGGCCGGACGGGACCAACGCCCTGCACTGCGATGTCGAGCACGGTGAGATGCACGGTTTCTTCATCAGCCAGTCCTCCTTCGCCACGCACGCCATCGCCAGCGAACGCAGCATCGTGCGCGTCGCCGACGACACCGACCTGGAGATGGCCGGACCGATCGGCTGCGGGATCCAGACGGGTGCCGGAGCCGTGATCAACCGGCTGCGCCCGGAGGCCGGGTCGGCCATCGCGGTGTTCGGCGTGGGCGCGGTCGGCATGGCCGCCGTGATGGCCGCGAGGCTGGTCGGTTGCGCCACGATCATCGCGGTCGACGTGCAGCCGGACCGGCTCGACCTCGCCAGGGAACTCGGCGCGACGCACCTCATCGACGCCGGCCGGGTCAACCCGGTCAGTGCCATTCAGACGATCACCGATGGCGGAGTCGCCTACACCGTGGAGACCACTGCGGTACCGGAGGTCGCGCGGCAAGCGGTCTACAGCCTTGCGCCGCTCGGCACCTGCGCGATCCTCGGTCTCGGCCCCGCGGGTGCCGAACTGTCGATCGACATGACCAACCTGCTGCTTCCCGGGCGGACCGTGACCGGAGTGACCTGGGGCGACAGCCGGCCCGACGAATTGATCCCGCAACTGCTGGAACTCCACGGGCAGGGCCGGTTCCCGGTGGATCGGTTGATCGACACCTATTCCCTGATGGACATCAACAAGGCCGTCGAAGATCTTGAAGTGGGCAAATGCCTCAAGGCGGTGCTGAAGCCGTGTTCGCTGCCCGCCCGGGGAATGTCCGCTGCTGGCCAGGAAAAGCACAATAGACAGGTCCGGAGGGCGGATGCGATAACGGCCGAATGGCCGAAGATCGCCTGA
- a CDS encoding LuxR C-terminal-related transcriptional regulator produces MTSFVGRKRELAEITRLLGESRLVTLTGVGGVGKTRLAVRVADRMRQEFPDGVWLVELAKVSEPALVPHVVAEALGVPDQSTRSREEALLEFLGERRLLLIMDNCEHLLGACAVLVAKLVREDNRVVVLATSREVLGLLGECSWPVPPMSIPDLANLAPSRGGYVYGHEALDLFEERARTVLPDFRLDSASKQAVSKLCQGLDGLPLAIELAAVRMRSMSVEQIFERLRDRYRLLSSGNRGGPARHQTLRAAVDWSFDLCTEQERALWARLAIFAGGFDLEAAEAVCTDDTMAADDVLELLADLVDKSIVLREGAGSEVRYRMLETIRAYGREKLAAAGAERTLLRRHRDYYLRLAERLDENWFGPDQFYWWDRLQREQANLWAALDFCLTTPGEEAVGMHMVGALCFYWNACGHLQDGRYWLGRAMTADPGLTAARAKALWVTGYAAMTQGDHAAARTCFDECMELAETLGDERARALTFQFRGSSEQFTGNLERAEPLLVEAVEFHRGAGIVDALTVLGVAQLAFVSCLLGTTDRAIELCEECRVTSEAHGERWALSWGLWVSGLARWTRGEYAMAAEALQGSLDVKSALNDRLGISAAFELLAWVAVEEGDAGRAAQLFGVSRTAWATVGDPLFGSQALVDTHDRYEARVRGELGDSAFEEGARRGEQLKITDAMALARIDHREKVGSGIPNLTRREREVARLLAKGLTNREIADRLVISQRTVEGHVENVLGKMGVKSRTQVAIWFTSRDLG; encoded by the coding sequence TTGACCAGTTTCGTCGGTCGCAAGCGGGAGCTGGCCGAGATCACGCGGTTGCTCGGTGAATCTCGGCTGGTCACGCTCACCGGTGTCGGTGGTGTCGGCAAGACGCGCTTGGCGGTGCGCGTGGCGGACCGGATGCGGCAGGAATTTCCCGACGGTGTCTGGCTGGTGGAGCTCGCGAAGGTCAGCGAGCCGGCGCTGGTCCCGCACGTCGTCGCGGAGGCGCTCGGTGTCCCGGACCAGTCGACGCGGTCCCGTGAGGAGGCACTGCTCGAATTCCTCGGCGAGCGGCGGTTGTTGCTCATCATGGACAACTGCGAGCATCTCCTCGGCGCCTGCGCGGTGCTGGTCGCGAAGCTGGTGCGCGAGGACAACCGGGTCGTTGTGCTCGCCACCAGTCGGGAAGTGCTCGGGCTCCTCGGCGAGTGCAGCTGGCCCGTGCCACCGATGTCCATCCCGGACCTGGCGAACCTAGCGCCGTCGCGCGGCGGCTACGTGTACGGGCACGAGGCGCTCGACTTGTTCGAGGAACGCGCGCGCACGGTGCTGCCCGACTTCCGCCTCGATTCCGCCTCCAAGCAGGCGGTTTCCAAGCTGTGCCAGGGATTGGACGGGTTACCGCTGGCGATCGAGCTGGCGGCGGTGCGGATGCGGTCCATGTCGGTGGAGCAGATCTTCGAGCGGCTCCGCGACCGGTACCGGTTGCTGAGCTCCGGCAACCGGGGCGGCCCAGCGCGGCACCAGACGCTGCGCGCCGCCGTCGACTGGAGCTTCGACCTGTGCACCGAGCAGGAGCGGGCGTTGTGGGCCAGGCTGGCGATCTTCGCGGGCGGCTTCGATCTCGAAGCGGCCGAAGCCGTGTGCACCGACGACACCATGGCCGCCGATGACGTGCTCGAACTGCTGGCGGACCTGGTGGACAAGTCGATCGTGCTCCGGGAGGGGGCCGGATCGGAGGTCCGATACCGGATGTTGGAGACGATTCGGGCGTACGGCAGGGAAAAACTGGCCGCCGCGGGCGCGGAGCGCACCCTCCTGCGGCGGCATCGCGACTACTACCTCCGGCTCGCCGAACGGCTCGACGAGAACTGGTTCGGTCCCGACCAGTTCTACTGGTGGGACAGGTTGCAGCGCGAGCAGGCCAACTTGTGGGCGGCGCTTGACTTCTGCCTGACCACGCCCGGCGAAGAAGCCGTGGGGATGCACATGGTGGGCGCCCTGTGCTTCTACTGGAACGCCTGCGGCCACTTGCAGGACGGCCGCTATTGGCTGGGACGGGCCATGACGGCCGATCCGGGACTCACCGCCGCGCGGGCGAAGGCCCTATGGGTCACCGGTTACGCAGCCATGACCCAAGGCGACCATGCCGCGGCCAGGACCTGCTTCGACGAGTGCATGGAGCTGGCCGAGACGCTCGGAGACGAACGTGCGCGCGCGTTGACCTTCCAGTTCCGGGGATCGTCCGAGCAGTTCACCGGCAATCTCGAGCGCGCGGAGCCGTTGCTGGTGGAGGCGGTCGAGTTCCACCGCGGTGCCGGGATCGTCGACGCGCTTACCGTGCTGGGCGTGGCGCAGCTCGCCTTCGTGTCCTGCCTGCTCGGGACCACCGATCGCGCCATCGAGCTCTGCGAGGAATGCCGGGTCACCAGCGAGGCGCACGGGGAGCGGTGGGCGCTCTCGTGGGGGTTGTGGGTGTCCGGCCTCGCCAGGTGGACCCGCGGCGAGTACGCGATGGCGGCGGAAGCGTTGCAGGGGTCGCTGGACGTGAAGAGCGCGTTGAACGATCGGCTGGGCATCTCGGCGGCTTTCGAGCTGCTGGCATGGGTCGCCGTCGAGGAAGGAGACGCGGGGCGGGCGGCGCAGCTGTTCGGCGTCAGTCGGACGGCGTGGGCCACGGTCGGCGATCCGCTGTTCGGCTCGCAGGCGTTGGTGGACACCCACGACCGCTACGAGGCACGGGTACGCGGCGAGCTCGGTGACAGCGCGTTCGAGGAGGGTGCGCGGCGCGGTGAGCAGCTGAAGATCACCGATGCCATGGCGCTGGCCAGGATCGATCACCGGGAGAAGGTGGGCTCCGGCATCCCAAACCTGACTCGTCGCGAGCGCGAGGTCGCGCGGTTGCTCGCGAAAGGCCTCACGAACCGGGAGATCGCCGACCGGCTGGTGATCTCCCAGCGCACGGTCGAGGGTCACGTCGAGAACGTGCTCGGCAAGATGGGCGTCAAGTCCCGCACCCAGGTGGCCATCTGGTTCACCAGCCGGGACCTCGGTTAG
- a CDS encoding 2-oxoacid:acceptor oxidoreductase subunit alpha, which produces MRTSVEQLNRVVIRFAGDSGDGMQLTGDRFTSETALFGNDFATLPNFPAEIRAPHGTLPGVSSFQLHFADSDIATPGDRPDVLVAMNPAALKANIADLPAGGTLIVNSDEFTKRNLTKVGYDADPLGDESLESFAVHQVAMGTLTRGALAESGLSKKEAERSKNMFALGLLSWMYNRPGEGTERFLREKFAKKPDIAEANVQAFRAGWNYGETTEAFAVSYEVAPAKLAPGAYRQITGNTALAYGIVAASRCSELPVLLGTYPITPASDILHELAKHKNFGITTFQAEDEIAGVGAAVGHAFGGGLGMTSTSGPGLALKSEMIGLAVMTELPLVVLGIQRGGPSTGLPTKTEQADLLQAMYGRNGESPVVVLAPDSPADCFAAVLEASRIALKYRTPVVLLSDGYIANGSEPWLIPDVAELPDLRTPFAVTSNATDGSGEFWPYLRDPDTLARPWAVPGTPGLQHRIGGLEKEDVTGGISYDPDNHDKMVRLRQAKVDGIDVPDVEVDDPGGRATALVLGWGSTRGPISAAVRRIRGLGHDVAHAHLRHLNPFPANLGLLLHRYERVLIPEMNLGQLATLIRARYLIDCDGYTKVAGLPFQAEELEGVLREFLEGVRA; this is translated from the coding sequence GTGCGCACTTCGGTCGAGCAGCTGAACCGGGTGGTGATCCGGTTCGCGGGCGATTCCGGCGACGGGATGCAGCTCACCGGCGATCGGTTCACCTCGGAGACGGCGTTGTTCGGCAACGACTTCGCCACGCTGCCCAACTTCCCGGCGGAGATCCGGGCTCCGCACGGCACGTTGCCCGGTGTGTCGTCGTTCCAGCTGCACTTCGCCGACAGCGACATCGCCACGCCCGGCGACCGGCCGGACGTCCTGGTGGCGATGAACCCGGCCGCGCTGAAGGCCAACATCGCCGATCTTCCGGCGGGCGGGACGCTGATCGTCAACTCCGACGAGTTCACCAAGCGGAACCTGACCAAGGTCGGATACGACGCCGACCCGCTGGGCGACGAGTCGCTGGAGTCCTTCGCGGTGCACCAAGTGGCGATGGGCACCTTGACCCGCGGTGCGCTCGCGGAATCCGGCCTGTCGAAGAAGGAGGCCGAGCGTTCCAAGAACATGTTCGCGCTCGGCCTGCTGTCCTGGATGTACAACCGGCCCGGCGAGGGAACCGAGCGGTTCCTCCGGGAGAAGTTCGCCAAGAAGCCGGACATCGCCGAGGCCAACGTGCAGGCGTTCCGGGCGGGGTGGAACTACGGCGAGACGACCGAGGCGTTCGCTGTCAGCTACGAAGTCGCACCCGCCAAGCTCGCCCCCGGCGCCTACCGGCAGATCACCGGCAACACCGCGCTTGCGTACGGGATCGTGGCCGCCTCGCGGTGCTCCGAGCTGCCGGTCCTGCTGGGCACCTATCCCATCACTCCTGCTTCGGACATCCTGCACGAACTGGCCAAGCACAAGAACTTCGGCATCACGACCTTCCAAGCGGAAGACGAGATCGCCGGGGTCGGGGCCGCGGTCGGGCACGCCTTCGGCGGCGGTCTCGGCATGACCTCGACGTCCGGGCCGGGGCTGGCGCTGAAGTCGGAGATGATCGGCCTCGCGGTGATGACCGAGCTTCCGCTGGTGGTGCTGGGAATCCAGCGAGGCGGCCCGTCCACCGGCCTGCCCACCAAGACCGAGCAGGCCGACCTGCTGCAGGCCATGTACGGCCGGAACGGGGAGTCGCCGGTCGTCGTGCTGGCGCCGGACTCGCCGGCGGACTGCTTCGCCGCGGTGCTGGAGGCCTCGCGCATCGCGCTGAAGTACCGGACCCCGGTGGTGCTGCTGTCGGACGGCTACATCGCCAACGGCTCCGAGCCGTGGCTGATCCCGGACGTGGCCGAGCTGCCCGATCTGCGAACTCCGTTCGCGGTCACGAGCAATGCCACGGACGGATCAGGGGAGTTCTGGCCTTACCTGCGAGATCCGGACACGCTGGCCCGGCCATGGGCGGTGCCCGGCACGCCCGGCCTGCAGCACCGGATCGGCGGGCTGGAGAAGGAGGACGTGACGGGCGGGATCTCCTACGACCCGGACAACCACGACAAGATGGTCCGGCTCCGCCAAGCCAAAGTGGACGGGATCGACGTGCCGGACGTCGAGGTCGACGATCCCGGCGGCCGTGCCACCGCGCTGGTCCTGGGCTGGGGGTCGACGCGCGGTCCGATCAGTGCTGCCGTGCGGCGAATCCGCGGCCTCGGCCACGACGTGGCGCACGCCCACCTGCGCCATCTGAATCCGTTTCCGGCCAATCTGGGTTTGCTGCTGCACCGCTACGAGCGCGTGCTGATCCCGGAGATGAACCTCGGTCAACTGGCCACCCTGATCCGAGCCAGGTACCTCATCGATTGCGACGGCTACACCAAGGTCGCCGGACTGCCGTTCCAGGCCGAGGAGCTCGAGGGTGTCCTCCGCGAATTCCTAGAGGGAGTGCGAGCATGA
- a CDS encoding 2-oxoacid:ferredoxin oxidoreductase subunit beta → MTTDLGLPLVGGQHDVPGSAEPQKAKDYKSDQEVRWCPGCGDYVVLNAVQSFLPTLGLKRENIVFISGIGCSSRFPYYMNTYGMHSIHGRAPTIATGLALSRPDLSIWVVTGDGDALSIGGNHLIHALRRNVNMTILLFNNRIYGLTKGQYSPTSEPGKVTKSTPVGSVDHPFNPISLALGAEATFVARTIDSDRTMLTDVLQAAADHRGASLVEIYQNCPVFNDGAFDVLTDKVESERRIIPLRDGEPVRFGPKAADGAGEFGVVRDSATGALAVRGVADTGADAVLRHDPAADDPTQAFGLSRLTDHDLGYAVTGIFRRVRRPSYDDLVREQVQAAGGGERADLQSLLNGTDTWTVSP, encoded by the coding sequence ATGACCACGGACCTAGGCCTGCCGCTCGTCGGCGGGCAGCACGACGTTCCCGGCAGCGCCGAACCGCAGAAGGCCAAGGACTACAAGTCCGACCAGGAGGTCCGCTGGTGCCCGGGCTGCGGCGATTACGTCGTGCTCAACGCGGTGCAGTCGTTCCTGCCGACGCTGGGGCTCAAGCGTGAGAACATCGTGTTCATCTCGGGAATCGGGTGCTCGTCGCGATTCCCGTACTACATGAACACCTACGGGATGCATTCGATCCACGGCCGCGCGCCGACGATCGCCACCGGGCTGGCGCTGTCCCGTCCGGACCTGTCGATCTGGGTGGTCACCGGGGACGGGGACGCGCTCTCCATCGGCGGCAATCACCTGATCCATGCGCTGCGGCGCAACGTGAACATGACGATCCTGCTGTTCAACAACCGGATCTACGGTCTGACGAAGGGCCAGTACTCGCCGACCTCGGAGCCGGGAAAGGTCACGAAGTCGACGCCCGTGGGGTCGGTGGACCACCCGTTCAACCCGATTTCGCTGGCGCTGGGCGCTGAAGCCACCTTCGTGGCGCGGACGATCGACTCCGACCGCACGATGCTCACCGACGTGCTACAGGCCGCGGCCGATCACCGCGGGGCCTCGCTGGTCGAGATCTACCAGAACTGCCCGGTTTTCAACGACGGCGCGTTCGACGTGCTCACCGACAAGGTGGAGTCGGAACGCCGCATCATCCCGCTCCGCGACGGCGAACCGGTGCGGTTCGGCCCCAAAGCCGCCGACGGAGCGGGGGAGTTCGGCGTGGTGCGCGATTCCGCCACCGGGGCACTCGCCGTCCGCGGCGTCGCCGATACCGGCGCGGACGCCGTCCTGCGGCACGACCCGGCAGCGGACGACCCGACGCAGGCGTTCGGGCTGTCCCGCCTGACCGATCACGACCTGGGCTACGCCGTCACCGGAATCTTCCGGCGGGTGCGGCGCCCCTCGTACGACGACCTCGTCCGCGAGCAGGTGCAGGCGGCAGGGGGCGGCGAACGCGCCGATCTCCAGTCCCTGTTGAACGGAACCGACACCTGGACGGTCTCCCCGTGA